A genomic region of Arvicola amphibius chromosome X, mArvAmp1.2, whole genome shotgun sequence contains the following coding sequences:
- the Efnb1 gene encoding ephrin-B1, which translates to MARPGQRWLSKWLVAMVVLTLCRLATPLAKNLEPVSWSSLNPKFLSGKGLVIYPKIGDKLDIICPRAEAGRPYEYYKLYLVRPEQAAACSTVLDPNVLVTCNKPQQEIRFTIKFQEFSPNYMGLEFKKFHDYYITSTSNGSLEGLENREGGVCRTRTMKIVMKVGQDPNAVTPEQLTTSRPSKESDNTVKTATQAPGRGSQGDSDGKHETVNQEEKSGPGASGGGSGDSDSFFNSKVALFAAVGAGCVIFLIIIIFLTVLLLKLRKRHRKHTQQRAAALSLSTLASPKGGSGTAGTEPSDIIIPLRTTENNYCPHYEKVSGDYGHPVYIVQEMPPQSPANIYYKV; encoded by the exons ATGGCCCGGCCTGGGCAGCGTTGGCTCAGCAAGTGGCTTGTGGCGATGGTCGTGCTAACGCTGTGCCGGCTGGCCACGCCGCTGGCCAAGAACCTGGAGCCCGTGTCCTGGAGCTCTCTTAACCCTAA GTTCCTAAGTGGGAAGGGCTTGGTGATCTACCCGAAGATTGGAGACAAGCTGGACATCATCTGCCCCCGAGCAGAAGCAGGGCGGCCCTACGAGTACTACAAGCTGTACCTGGTGCGGCCAGAGCAGGCAGCTGCTTGCAGCACTGTGCTTGATCCCAATGTACTGGTCACTTGCAACAAGCCACAGCAGGAAATTCGCTTTACCATTAAGTTCCAGGAGTTCAGCCCCAACTACATGGGCCTGGAGTTCAAAAAGTTTCACGATTACTACATTACGT CAACATCCAATGGGAGCCTGGAAGGGCTGGAGAATCGGGAGGGAGGTGTGTGCCGTACACGTACCATGAAGATCGTTATGAAGGTTGGGCAAG ATCCAAATGCTGTGACACCGGAGCAGCTGACTACCAGTCGGCCAAGCAAGGAGTCAGACAACACTGTCAAGACAGCCACACAGGCCCCTGGTCGGGGATCCCAGGGTGATTCTGACGGCAAGCATG aGACTGTGAACCAGGAAGAGAAGAGTGGCCCAGGTGCAAGTGGCGGTGGCAGTGGAGACTCCGACAGCTTCTTTAACTCCAAGGTAGCGCTGTTCGCAGCTGTGGGCGCTGGCTGTGTCATCTTCCTGATCATCATCATCTTCCTGACAGTCCTACTCCTCAAGCTCCGCAAGCGCCATCGCAAGCATACCCAGCAGCGGGCGGCTGCCCTCTCGCTCAGTACCCTCGCCAGCCCCAAGGGGGGTAGTGGTACAGCAGGCACTGAGCCCAGCGACATCATCATCCCCTTACGGACTACAGAGAACAACTACTGCCCCCACTATGAGAAGGTGAGTGGGGACTACGGGCATCCTGTCTACATCGTCCAGGAGATGCCACCTCAGAGCCCGGCGAACATCTACTACAAGGTCTGA